In the Deferribacter desulfuricans SSM1 genome, GAAATCTTAATTGGTGAGCTTTCTGATATTAAAAGCGCACTTTTTCCCATTTTAGCTGCAATTGGTGGTGCTATTTTCCCAGCTATTATCTATATATTTATAAATTTGAAAAATGGGAATTTTTCAGGCTGGGGAATACCAATGGCTACAGATATAGCTTTTGCTGTGGGTATTATCTCTCTGCTTGGTGATAAAGTTCCACTTCAATTAAAAATTTTTATCACTTCTCTTGCAGTGGTAGATGATATGATAGCAGTCCTCATTATTGCACTATTTTATACAAACAAAATAGTGATATCCTATTTAATATGGGCTGGTGTGATCTTATTATTACTTTTTGTAATAAATAGACTAAAAATAAAAATCATTATGGTTTATCTGTTTTTGGGAATGTTTCTATGGTACTTTTTCTTAAAATCAGGTGTTCATGCTACAATCGCTGGAGTTTTATTGGCACTATTTATCCCTAGCAAACCAAAAATTCCTTTGATTACTTTTAGAAGATCTTTAAATATTTTCCTTGAAAAATTAAAAGATTGTCCAAATAACCCTGACTCTGAAATACCTACAAAATGCCAAAAAAAACTATTAAACAAAATTATTCACACATCTATTGCCACTTACAATCCAATGAGCAGATTAGAATACAACCTTCACACACTCTCAGCATTTGTAATAATGCCAATTTTTGCATTTGCAAACACTGGGGTAACTATAAATTTATCTGAATTATCAAATATTTTATCTCCAATTAGTTTAGGTATTATTCTTGGGCTAGTTATTGGGAAACCAATAGGGATTACCCTTTTTACTATCATTTTTAGTAGAATTAAAATCATTTCTATCCCATCAGAAATAAATATGTCTCATCTAATTGGAGCATCTATCCTTGCTGGGATAGGATTAACAATGTCCATTTTTATTGCATCGATGGCTTTTAGTGATTATAATAGTATTGAAGCTGCAAAATTAGCTATACTGATTTCATCTTTTATTGCAGGAACAACAGGTTTTATAATTTTAAAAATCAGAAAGTAACTACCTTATCAGATTCATTTATTAAATCATATAAATCTTTCATTGTGGAAATAGGGCATGTTTCTGTTCCTTCCTTTTGACGAATTTTTAAACATGTACCACAAGCTAATATTTTTCCAGCTTTTTCAGCAAACTGCTCAATTTGCTCCTTAATATTAAACTTTTCATTACTTAAAGACTCACATTCTACCCCCTTAGCCAATAAAAACACTTTTACTTCATCACCCTAATCAACAGCAAAATTACCAAGTCTAAATGCATTCCAAACAACTTCAGAATCATCTGAGTAAATTACTATCCCTAATTTCATAAAAACCCCCCTTGTATTTTTTCTTGAAAATATCAATTTCTTAAAAATATTCAACAATTTTATATTGCACATAGCAATAATTATATTAAAATGAGGATCTTGCATAGTAATAGATCCTCAAAATACTAGATTGCTTCACTAACGCTCGCAATGACAGATTTCTCGGTCATTGCGAGGCAATAAAAGCTGTCGAAGCAATCTTATTAAAATATAGGGGGTAAATAATGCCAATTATCACAGCTGAAGGGCCAAAAATTGATGATTTGGAAAAAAGAAAAGAATTTGTAAAGACAGTCACAGCGGCAGCTTCAAAATATTTTAACTTGCCAGAAGAATCAATCATTATCCTGATAAAAGAAAATAGCCCTGAAAATGTCAGTGTCGGAGGTATTTTAATATCAGAAAAGGATACAAAAAATAATGATTAGTATACTAACATTAATTAGAAAAAAATTGTATTTATTTGTGTTTTTTTCATTTATTTTAGCATTGGTTTTAGGCAACATTTACGACTTTTCAAAAATAAATATTAAACCTATTTCAATATTTGCTGTCTATTTAATGTTATTTCCTATGTTAACTAGTATGGAAATAGAAAAAATAAAAAATGCAACAAAAGATTATAAACTAATTTTCGCAACTTTATTTTTAGCTTTTATTGTAGCATCATTAAATGCTCATATTTTAGCTACAACAATTTTTGAAGATAAACCAGAGTTAGCATTAGGATTGATTATAGTTGGTGCAATCCCTTGCTCAAATATGCTTATTGGATGGTCGGGAATAGCTGAAGCAAAAGTTGAAAGTGCTTTTGTAATAGCTGTTATTGGTTTATTGTTAATTCCACTATTATCACCCATTATTATACAACTTAACGGAAATACATTCATAAATATAAATGGAATTAAAATTTTTTATAGCTTAAGGTAGTGTATAAGAATTTTGTGTAAGGATTGCAAAAGAGGTATACCTCCTGTAATCTACTTAACCCCATAAAAAAGAAAAAGGAGGAGGTATACCCCATGAATAATTATAATTTAGCTGAATTATTTGAAAAAAGAAAGGATATTAGAGAAATTTTTATGGAATTTATGTCAAAACAGTTTGTTAATTTTTTAGAAAAGCTTGGAGAAATAGAAAGAGAGGTCCACTGTTCATTAAATGCTGATAGTAAGAATGGATATTATACACGCAATTTTAATACAATTTTTGGTAAAGTAGAAGGGGTAAAAATACCAAGGACACGAAAGATAAAATTTCAGCCATCATTTTTAGAGCCATATAAACGTACAACGTTTGAATTAGATGATATAGTGATATCAATGTATCAGGGAGGTTGTTCAACCAGGGATATAGTGCGAACATTAGAGAATTTACTTGGTCAGAAGTATTCTCCAAAGTGGGTGAGCAAGATAACTGATGATATTTTGGAAGAGTTGGAAAAATATCACAACAGAAGATTTGAACAATGGTATCCGATTTTGTTTATAGATGGCACATATTTAAAATTGAAAAGGGGTACGGTATCAAGTGAGGTTATATACACAGTTATGGGAATTGATGAGGATGGTCATAAAGAGATTCTTGCATTTTACACATTTGGTGGTAGTGGAGAAAGTGCATTAAACTGGAAGGAATTGCTATATGAGCTTAGGGAGAGAGGGTTACAGGAGCCAATATTAGTTGTAGCAGATGGTTTAAAAGGTATCAAAGAAGCAGTACTTGAGGTTTATCCTAAAGCAGATTTTCAGACTTGCGTAGTTCACAAAGTGCGGAGCTCATTATCCAAGGTACGCAAGCGGGATGAGAGTGCTGTAACTGAAGATATGAAAAACATATACATGCAAGAGAATGAAGAGGAATTTTTAAGGAATTTTGAGATATTTCGCAGGAACTGGTCATATAAATATCCAGAGATGGTTGCATCATGGGAAAGGGATTTGCCAGAGTTGATGACTTATTTGAAATATCCAGCTCTAATGAGACCATATATTTACACTACAAATCCTTTGGAGAGGTTTCATAAGGAGGTTAAAAGACGATCTAAGGTAATTGAAGTATTTAATGATAAGAAAGCGTTAGAAAAGGTAGTATTTTTAGTGATATTGGAGATGAATGGTAGTTATAGAACCCGTAAGATGAAACATTGGAACTATTTTTTAATAGTATTGAAGAATAAGAGAGTTGAGAAATATGGTAGATTACAGGAGGATAAAAATCTTACACAAAATTAGTTGCACTATGTAGCTTAACGATCTTTATTATTATTCCGTTGATTTTAGGTTATATTATAAGAAAATATATAATTAAACAATATGGTTTAAAGACTTTTAATGAAATAAAAACAATTTTACCAAGCTTTTCTGCAACAGGTGTTTTATTGATAATTTTTGTCTCTGTTTTAAAAGTATCAGATAAAATTGCTCATCATCCCATTCTATTTATAAACGTTGGACTAACCTTATTTCTCTATTTTATTATTCAAACTATCATTTCCATAATAATAGCAAAGATATTAAATCTAAAATATGAAAATGCAATGATTCTGATATTAGGTGCTACTGCAAGCTCACAGGCAATCTCTCTTTCTGTTGCCGCAACTAACTTTACTGAAATGACAGTATTTGTTCTTTCTTTCAAACCAGTATTACAAGTAGGTTATATTTTATTCCTAATATATTACATTGGACCTAAACTAAAAAAATTCTTAATTTAACAAAGTGCTCTTATTTTTTAACCTTCAAATAATAGCGGTTGTGCATATGTTTTAATTCATCTTCATGTTTGTACCCTGTTA is a window encoding:
- the nhaA gene encoding Na+/H+ antiporter NhaA, whose amino-acid sequence is MLLFRCTTSSVNLKILLVKSKIFAIITSEVTLTMFRKTIKEQIFDPFSHFLKKESSSSILMFLSMVVAIFLANSKFAEWYHNLWAQKAGFTFGNFSLYKPLLLWINDGLMAIFFLVIGLEIKREILIGELSDIKSALFPILAAIGGAIFPAIIYIFINLKNGNFSGWGIPMATDIAFAVGIISLLGDKVPLQLKIFITSLAVVDDMIAVLIIALFYTNKIVISYLIWAGVILLLLFVINRLKIKIIMVYLFLGMFLWYFFLKSGVHATIAGVLLALFIPSKPKIPLITFRRSLNIFLEKLKDCPNNPDSEIPTKCQKKLLNKIIHTSIATYNPMSRLEYNLHTLSAFVIMPIFAFANTGVTINLSELSNILSPISLGIILGLVIGKPIGITLFTIIFSRIKIISIPSEINMSHLIGASILAGIGLTMSIFIASMAFSDYNSIEAAKLAILISSFIAGTTGFIILKIRK
- a CDS encoding arsenic resistance protein, translated to MISILTLIRKKLYLFVFFSFILALVLGNIYDFSKINIKPISIFAVYLMLFPMLTSMEIEKIKNATKDYKLIFATLFLAFIVASLNAHILATTIFEDKPELALGLIIVGAIPCSNMLIGWSGIAEAKVESAFVIAVIGLLLIPLLSPIIIQLNGNTFININGIKIFYSLR
- a CDS encoding DsrE family protein, giving the protein MAKGVECESLSNEKFNIKEQIEQFAEKAGKILACGTCLKIRQKEGTETCPISTMKDLYDLINESDKVVTF
- a CDS encoding IS256 family transposase; translated protein: MNNYNLAELFEKRKDIREIFMEFMSKQFVNFLEKLGEIEREVHCSLNADSKNGYYTRNFNTIFGKVEGVKIPRTRKIKFQPSFLEPYKRTTFELDDIVISMYQGGCSTRDIVRTLENLLGQKYSPKWVSKITDDILEELEKYHNRRFEQWYPILFIDGTYLKLKRGTVSSEVIYTVMGIDEDGHKEILAFYTFGGSGESALNWKELLYELRERGLQEPILVVADGLKGIKEAVLEVYPKADFQTCVVHKVRSSLSKVRKRDESAVTEDMKNIYMQENEEEFLRNFEIFRRNWSYKYPEMVASWERDLPELMTYLKYPALMRPYIYTTNPLERFHKEVKRRSKVIEVFNDKKALEKVVFLVILEMNGSYRTRKMKHWNYFLIVLKNKRVEKYGRLQEDKNLTQN
- the dmpI gene encoding 4-oxalocrotonate tautomerase DmpI, whose protein sequence is MPIITAEGPKIDDLEKRKEFVKTVTAAASKYFNLPEESIIILIKENSPENVSVGGILISEKDTKNND